In the Topomyia yanbarensis strain Yona2022 chromosome 3, ASM3024719v1, whole genome shotgun sequence genome, one interval contains:
- the LOC131694306 gene encoding uncharacterized oxidoreductase YjmC isoform X1: MFSTTTQHVFLPAATAFAATTCARQCAPKSTTTATSMLQRVLVQSHCCIATLGADELRELPNCSRGTGRRPVASDHRWKQESGFPRAGTNQRVFFCRSTVPVAIDIGRTTRTMATATQPRLVAVEEARRFMEACFVKSNTPPAHAKQMADLLVEADYRGHFSHGMNRLEMYINDLHKNACNGAAVPTVLNEMPAAAWVDGNNGLGAVVGNFCMDLAVKKAKEVGVGWVCAKRSNHYGIAGWYTLRAMKEGCIGISMTNTSPLASPTRSKEAALGTNPLSVGAPAENGDGFVLDMATTAVAVGKIEMQRRKGEPIPVGWAQDPTGHPTTDANVAFDTGCLMPLGGTELTSGYKGYGLSTMVEVFCGIMAGSNYATKVRKWTHAGADSEADLGQCFVAINPACFAPGFETRMSDLNSILRNMPKTDETKPVLVAGDPERNHMKKVDQEGGLAYHENQIKTCNQLSERLGVDPIAFI; encoded by the exons atgttttcaacgaCAACGCAACACGTGTTCCTACCGGCGGCGACAGCATTTGCAGCTACCACTTGCGCAAGACAATGCGCGCCAAAGTCAACGACGACAGCGACGAGTATGCTTCAGCGTGTGTTAGTGCAGAGCCATTGTTGTATTGCAACGCTAGGGGCAGACGAACTTAGAGAACTCCCAAACTGTAGTCGCGGAACTGGTCGTCGGCCAGTCGCTTCTGATCATCGGTGGAAACAGGAATCGGGTTTCCCGAGAGCCGGAACAAATCAAAGAG TCTTTTTTTGCAGATCTACAGTGCCAGTAGCAATAGACATCGGACGAACGACGAGAACCATGGCAACCGCAACGCAACCCCGCCTAGTTGCTGTCGAGGAAGCACGACGCTTTATGGAGGCTTGTTTTGTCAAATCCAACACGCCCCCGGCGCACGCCAAACAAATGGCCGACCTGCTGGTAGAGGCTGACTATCGGGGGCACTTTAGCCATGGTATGAACCGGCTGGAGATGTACATCAACGATCTGCATAAAAATGCGTGTAACGGGGCGGCCGTTCCGACGGTATTGAACGAAATGCCCGCGGCAGCCTGGGTCGACGGTAACAACGGTCTCGGTGCAGTGGTTGGTAATTTCTGTATGGATCTAGCTGTCAAGAAAGCGAAGGAGGTCGGTGTCGGATGGGTTTGTGCGAAAA GGTCTAACCACTACGGCATTGCGGGATGGTACACTTTGCGCGCCATGAAGGAGGGCTGCATTGGAATATCAATGACCAACACCTCGCCGTTGGCTAGCCCAACCAGAAGCAAGGAAGCCGCTCTCGGGACCAATCCCCTGTCGGTGGGTGCTCCGGCAGAAAATGGGGACGGTTTTGTGTTGGACATGGCCACTACCGCCGTGGCGGTTGGAaag ATTGAAATGCAACGTCGCAAAGGAGAACCAATTCCGGTCGGATGGGCTCAGGATCCCACCGGTCATCCGACAACGGATGCCAACGTAGCCTTCGATACGGGCTGTCTGATGCCATTAGGCGGCACCGAACTCACTTCCGGTTACAAAGGGTACGGTCTGTCAACGATGGTGGAAGTTTTTTGTGGAATCATGGCCGGTTCCAACTATGCTACCAAAGTTCGTAAATGGACTCACGCCGGTGCCGACTCGGAGGCCGATCTGGGCCAATGTTTTGTAGCGATAAACCCTGCCTGTTTCGCGCCCGGTTTTGAGACTAGAATGTCCGATCTGAACAGTATTCTGAGAAACATGCCAAAG ACTGATGAAACGAAACCGGTTCTAGTGGCTGGTGACCCGGAGCGAAACCACATGAAAAAAGTAGATCAGGAAGGTGGTCTAGCCTATCATGAAAACCAAATTAAAACATGCAATCAGCTTTCGGAACGACTTGGAGTTGATCCTATTGCATTTATTTAA
- the LOC131694306 gene encoding uncharacterized oxidoreductase YjmC isoform X2 has product MATATQPRLVAVEEARRFMEACFVKSNTPPAHAKQMADLLVEADYRGHFSHGMNRLEMYINDLHKNACNGAAVPTVLNEMPAAAWVDGNNGLGAVVGNFCMDLAVKKAKEVGVGWVCAKRSNHYGIAGWYTLRAMKEGCIGISMTNTSPLASPTRSKEAALGTNPLSVGAPAENGDGFVLDMATTAVAVGKIEMQRRKGEPIPVGWAQDPTGHPTTDANVAFDTGCLMPLGGTELTSGYKGYGLSTMVEVFCGIMAGSNYATKVRKWTHAGADSEADLGQCFVAINPACFAPGFETRMSDLNSILRNMPKTDETKPVLVAGDPERNHMKKVDQEGGLAYHENQIKTCNQLSERLGVDPIAFI; this is encoded by the exons ATGGCAACCGCAACGCAACCCCGCCTAGTTGCTGTCGAGGAAGCACGACGCTTTATGGAGGCTTGTTTTGTCAAATCCAACACGCCCCCGGCGCACGCCAAACAAATGGCCGACCTGCTGGTAGAGGCTGACTATCGGGGGCACTTTAGCCATGGTATGAACCGGCTGGAGATGTACATCAACGATCTGCATAAAAATGCGTGTAACGGGGCGGCCGTTCCGACGGTATTGAACGAAATGCCCGCGGCAGCCTGGGTCGACGGTAACAACGGTCTCGGTGCAGTGGTTGGTAATTTCTGTATGGATCTAGCTGTCAAGAAAGCGAAGGAGGTCGGTGTCGGATGGGTTTGTGCGAAAA GGTCTAACCACTACGGCATTGCGGGATGGTACACTTTGCGCGCCATGAAGGAGGGCTGCATTGGAATATCAATGACCAACACCTCGCCGTTGGCTAGCCCAACCAGAAGCAAGGAAGCCGCTCTCGGGACCAATCCCCTGTCGGTGGGTGCTCCGGCAGAAAATGGGGACGGTTTTGTGTTGGACATGGCCACTACCGCCGTGGCGGTTGGAaag ATTGAAATGCAACGTCGCAAAGGAGAACCAATTCCGGTCGGATGGGCTCAGGATCCCACCGGTCATCCGACAACGGATGCCAACGTAGCCTTCGATACGGGCTGTCTGATGCCATTAGGCGGCACCGAACTCACTTCCGGTTACAAAGGGTACGGTCTGTCAACGATGGTGGAAGTTTTTTGTGGAATCATGGCCGGTTCCAACTATGCTACCAAAGTTCGTAAATGGACTCACGCCGGTGCCGACTCGGAGGCCGATCTGGGCCAATGTTTTGTAGCGATAAACCCTGCCTGTTTCGCGCCCGGTTTTGAGACTAGAATGTCCGATCTGAACAGTATTCTGAGAAACATGCCAAAG ACTGATGAAACGAAACCGGTTCTAGTGGCTGGTGACCCGGAGCGAAACCACATGAAAAAAGTAGATCAGGAAGGTGGTCTAGCCTATCATGAAAACCAAATTAAAACATGCAATCAGCTTTCGGAACGACTTGGAGTTGATCCTATTGCATTTATTTAA